GATACGGTGCAGGTGCTGTTGAACCACGGCGCCGATCCGGACCTGCGCAACAACGCCGGACAGACACCGCTGGCCGGTGCGGCCTTCAAGGGCGATCTGCGGATGGTCCGCCTGCTGCTGGCACACGGCGCCGACGTCGAGGGTGCTTCAGCCGATGGCAAGACCGCCCTGATGATGGCGGCGATGTTCAATCGCCCGGAAATCGTCCGCTGCCTGCTGGAGCACGGTGCCAACCGCGTGGCACAGGACGCCAGCGGCCTGACGCCCCTGGCCGCCGCGCGGATGATGAACGCCGCCGACACCCTCGCCCTGCTCGACGCCACCTGAGCCGCTCAGACCGGGTCGCTGCAGACCAGCCGATCCCGTCCTTCCGCCTTGCCCCGGTACAGGCGGCGATCGGTGCAGCGGTAGAGCTCGTCGGCGTCCAGGCCGTCGGAGGGCCATTCGGCCAGGCCGAAGGTGGCCGACAGGGGAATCCGCTGGCCGGAGTACTCCAGCGGTAACCGCGACACTTCCTTACGCAGCGACTCCACCAGCGGTTGGGCGTCGTAGCGGTCGGTGTACGGCAGCAGGATGCCGAACTCCTCCCCGCCCAGGCGACCGATCAGGTCGGTGGCGCGCAAGCGGTGGCGCAGGGATTTGCACAGGTGCTGCAGGGCCTTGTCACCGGCGTCGTGCCCCCACTGGTCGTTGATCAGCTTGAAATGGTCGACGTCCAGCACCACCAGCACCAGGCGCGCGTCGTAGCGAGCCGATTCCTGGATACAGCGCTGCAACGCACGCTGGAAGCTCTCGCGACTGGCCACTCCGGTCAGGGTGTCGGTGAGCGCGAGGCGACGCAGTTGCCTGTAGGCGTCGGCACGCCGCCCCTCGTAGACGTGCATGAAGGCGAGCACCAGCACGCCGCAGAAGATGCCATTGCCGATGTCGATCAGGCCTGGCGCATCCAGGCGCAGGTGGTTCATGTACAGGTACATCAGGGTCGCCAGCAGCATGAACGGCACGGCCAGCAGGAAGCCGCGCAGCTTGCCCAGCAGCAGGTAGGCCATGACTGGCATCAGGTAGACCCAGACAAAGGCCGTGGCCGACGCGTTGGGCATGACGATGATATAGAGGATGAAACAGAAGGTTGGCAGCAGGTAGGCGATGATCCAGGGCACCAGGCGGCGTACCCGCTTGAGACGGTGCGCGGCCCACAGCAGCATGCCGCAGGCGACGGCCTCGGCGACGGCCAGCCAGTAGTTGCCGGCCAGGCTCTGCAGAATGCCGAATACCCCCAGGGTCGCCCCGGTGCAGGCAAAGATCAGCCGCATCAGCAGACGGTGATCCGCCTCTTCCAGCCCTGTCGGCCCGGTGCTGGGCTCGTACAATTGTTCGGGATCGCTGTTGCGCTGCATCAGCCTGGCTCCTTGGCTCGGCCGTCAGCGGGTCGGCCGTCGTGGCGAAATCCAATCGTTCTGCCAGTTCCCGCCTCAGAAGACTACTCCAATTTCCTACACTTCGTAGCCATCCGACCGAATCATTCGGGGCACGCGGGTCGATTCGCGGCAGGATCGGTCCGTCTGGACTAGCCTTCGCTGCATCATCCGTGGAGGAAGTCTATGCGTTCGATCCTTGCTGTCCTGCCGTTGCTGGTGCTGTCCGGTTGTGCCTCGTACCAGAGCGATGAGATCCATCCCGTTCCCGCCGACCGGCTGCTGGCCTACCAGCAACCGGGCAAGGACAGCGTGGAACTGGAAGTAACGCGTGATGCGGGTTACCTGGGCGGCGGCTGCTATGTCGCCGTCACCATCGACCGCGAGGTGGCGGCGCGCATCGGCACGGGCGAATCGGCCAGCTTCCACGTACCGGCAGGCCAGCACGTGGTCGGCATCATCGGCGACAAGGATGGCGACGGCCTGTGCAGCAAGGCCATGTTGCGCCGCGAGTTGCTGGTGTCGCTGGAGCCTGGCAACGACAACCGCTTCCGCATCAACAGCGACAACCGCACGGGCTTCGACATCAAGCCGGTGGTCACCCGCTGAGCGAACCCCGACCGCCCAGGCGCGCTTCAGCCATTCAAACGCGCAACGAGGCGCGCCTGCAGCTTCTCCAGCTCACCCACGTCGGCCTTGTTCGCCGCGTGGATGCCCAGGCCCTCGCCGGCATAGCGCGGAACGATGTGCATATGGATATGGAATACCGTCTGCCCGGCCGGCGCACCATTGAACTGGGCGACCTGCACACCGTCGGGGTTGAGCTCTTCCACCAGTACGCCGGTCAGGCGCTGCACCACGCGCATCACCTTGTCCAGCGCATCGGGATCGACCTCCAGGATATTGCGCGCGGCGCTGCGCTTGGGGATCACCAGCGTGTGGCCGTAGGACTGCGGGAAGAGATCGAGGAAGGCCAGGACGTCGTCGTCCTCGTACAGCTTGTAGCAAGGCGCATCGCCTCGAATGATCTGGGCGAAGATGTTCTGTGGATCGTAGGTGCCGTGCAGGCTCATGGTCGGTTCCTTGTGCATGACTCTGGTGCCGCACCATACCGGTTTGTTGCGCCCGGGTCATGACCGGCGGCGCGTGGAGGGCTATCCTGAGGCCTTTCGCTGCTTTTCTTCAGTGACCTGACCGGAGTATGCATGTCAGACCTTTCCGCGTTCCCCATCACCCGCAAATGGCCCGCCGAACACCCTGACCGCCTGCAGCTGTACTCGCTGCCCACGCCCAACGGCGTGAAGGTATCGATCATGCTGGAAGAGCTTGGCCTGCCCTACGAGCCGCACCTGGTCAGCTTCGAGCGCAACGACCAGATGTCCCCGGAATTTCTCTCGCTGAACCCGAACAACAAGATCCCGGCGATCCTCGATCCCAACGGTCCCGACGGCAAGCCGCTGGCGCTGTTCGAGTCCGGCGCGATCCTGGTCTACCTCGCCGACAAGACCGACTCGCTCATCGCCCCCGGCGCCAGCGGCCGCTACGAAACCCTGCAGTGGCTGATGTTCCAGATGGGCGGAATCGGCCCGATGTTCGGCCAGATCGGCTTCTTCAACAAGTTCGCCGGCAAGGACTACGAGGACAAGCGCCCGCTGCAGCGCTACGTGGACGAGGCCAAGCGCCTGCTGGGCGTGCTCGACCAGCGCCTGCAAGGCCGCGACTGGATCATGGGCGAGCACTACACCATCGCCGACATCGCCACCTTCCCGTGGATTCGCAACCTGGTCGGTTTTTATGAGGCGGGCGAACTGGTGGGCTTCGACAACTTCCAGAACGTGAAGCGCGTGCTGGAGCGCTTCCTCGCGCGGCCGGCGGTACAGCGTGGGCTGAATATTCCCAAGCGCGACTGACTGCGGCATAGACCTGTAGGAGCGAGCTTGCTCGCGAACGAATTCTCCGGCAGCTCAGACGCTGGGCGGGTTCGCGAGCAAGCTCGCTCCTACGAAGAGTCTGAACCTCAGGCCTCGACCTGGCTCCACTGCTTCGACAGGCGCTTGTCCGACACCGGCACCTTCGTCCCCAGTTGCTGGGCGAACAGCGAGACGCGGTATTCCTCCAGCATCCAGCGGTACATCACCAGTTCCGGGTCGCGCTTGCCTTCCTGGGCGTGCTTGGCCAGGCGCGCCGCATACTGTTCCCAGTAGCCGGCCATCTCGCCGCTCCAGACACGGTCGCGCTGGACCTGGCCGGCGACCTTGTCCAGGCGCTGCTCGACCGCCTTCAGGTAGCGCGGGTATTCCTTCAGCCATTCCAGCGGCGTGTCACGGACGAAGCCGGGGTAGACCAGCTTGGCCAGTTGCCCCTTCACGTCGTTGAGCGGCACGGTCATGGCCAGGTCGACCTTGCCCTTGAAGCGCTTCTGCAGGCCGTGCCAGAGCTTGAGGATTTCCAGGGTCAGGCGGGCGATGCGCTCGGCGTGCTCGGTCCATGCGCCGCGCTTCTTCTCGGCCAGTGAGGCGAGCCCGGCGCCATCGCGCGGCAGGCTGCTTTCACCGTCGAGAATGGCGCTGTCCAGGCTGGCCAGCAGGATGTCCTCCACCAGCGACTCGACCCGGCCCAGCTCGCGGTAGAGCAGGCCCATGTCGGTCTGCCCTGGCAGCTTGCCGCGCAGGAACTTGGCCGGCTCGGCCAACTGTTGCAGCAGCAGGCGCTGCAGGGCGCGGCGGTGCTGGTAGTCGGCCTCGGCCTGGGTCGGGAAGCGGTTTTCCTTCACCACGCCGGCCTCTTCCACCAGCGCCGGGTAGACCGTCATCGACAGCCCGGCGACCTTCTGCTGAACCCTCTCCGCCACTTCGCCAAAGCCCTTGGCTTCCACCGCTTTCTGCGGCTTGTCCGCCTGCGGGATCGCCAGCGCAGCCTGGCTGGCTTCGGCGAAGCGTGCGGTGAGCTCGGCCAGATCACGGCCTTCGCCGAGGAACTTGCCACGGGCGTCGACCACCTCGATGTTCATCCGCAGGTGGCTTTCCACCTGGGTTTCGGCCTCCGCCCAGGCCTCTTCGGGCACGCGGCTGCCAGTCATGCGCTGCAGCTCGCGGCCGAGGGATTCGGACAGCGCGCCTTCGGCGAAGACCATCTTGCCCAGTGCGGCGCGGACGAAGTCCGGCACCGGCACGAAGTTCTTGCGGATGGCCTTGGGCAGGCTGCGCACCAGCTCGATGCACTTGGCCTCCAGCAGGCCTGGCACCAGCCACTCCAGGCGTTCGGCGGGCAGCTGCGGCAGCAGCGGCGCCGGTACGCGCACGGTCACGCCATCACGCACGTGGCCGGGCTCGAAGTGATAGGTGAGCGGCAGTTGCAGGTCACCCAGGCGCAGGCGGTCCGGGTAGAGGCCGGCAGTGACTTCGCTGGCGTCACGGGCGAGGACGTCCTCCTCGCGCATGATCAGCAGGTCCGGCTGCTGCTTGTGCTCGCGCTCGTACCACTTCTCGAAGCTGGCGGACTGGTAGATGTCCGCCGGCAGGCGCTCGTCGTAGTAGGCGAAGAGGGTTTCCTCGTCGGCGAGGATGTCGCGCCGGCGCGCCTTGGCTTCCAGCTCGTCGAGCTTCTCCAGCAACTGGCGGTTGGCCGACAGGCACTTGGCGCGGCTGTTGATCTCGCCACGCACCAGCGCCTCGCGGATGAACATCTCGCGGGATACCGGCGCATCGATGGGGCCGTAGTGCACGGGGCGGCGGCCGATGATGATCAGGCCGTAGAGCGTGACCTGCTCGTAGGCCACCACCTGGCCCCGGCGTTTTTCCCAGTGCGGCTCCAGGTAGTTCTTCTTCACCAGGTGCCCGGCCAGCGGCTCCAGCCAGTCCGGCTCGATCTTGGCGACCATGCGGGCGAACAGCTTGGTGGTCTCCACCAACTCGGCGGCCATGATCCACTGCGGCTTCTTGCGGCCGATCACGCTGGAAGGGTGAATCCAGAAACGCCGCTGGCGCGCGCCGAGGTAGTCGCCCTCCTCCGCCTTCTGGCCGATCTGGCTCAGCAGGCCGGAGAGGATTGCCTTGTGCACGGCGGCGTAGTCGATGTCGCGCTGCTTCGCATCCGGCTCGCCACCTTTGTAGGAGCGAGCTTGCTCGCGAACGCTCTTCGAGTCCTTGCCGGCGGCTTTGTTGTCCTGGGGTTTCGCGGTGTGGGGCTGTTCGCGAGCAAGCTCGCTCCTACCAGAAGCCTTGGAGCCGAAGGGCAGCTGCAATTCACGGCAGATCAGCGTCAGCTGGCGGTGCGCATCACGCCACTCGCGCAGACGCAGATAGTTCAGGAAGTTCTTCCGGCACCAATTGCGCAGCGGGTTGGAACCCAGCGCCTGGCGCTGCTCCTCGAAGCCGCGCCAGAGGTTAATCAGTGCGGCGAAGTCCGAATCCGGGTCCTTCCACTGAGCGTGGGCCTGGTCGGCGGCCTGCTGGCGATCCATCGGCCGCTCGCGCGGGTCCTGCACGGACAGTGCGCTGGCCACGGTGAGCACTTCCGGCAGGCTGCCCAGTTGCGCCGCTTCCAGCAGCATGCGGCCCAGCCGCGGGTCGATGGGCAGGCGCGCCAGCTGGCGGCCCAGCGGCGTCAGCTGGCCCTCGCGGTTCACCGCCGAGAGTTCCTGCAGCAGGGTGAAACCGTCATTGATCGCCTTGCCGTCCGGCGGCTCGATGAAGGGGAAGGCCTCGATGTCGCCCAGGCGCAGGTGCAGCATCTGCAGGATCACCGCCGCCAGGTTGGTGCGCAGGATCTCCGGATCGGTGAAGGCCGGACGGCCGTTGAAGTCTTCCTCGCTGTACAGACGCACGCAGATGCCAGGCTCGACCCGTCCGCAACGGCCCTTGCGCTGGTTGGCGCTGGCTTGCGAGACGGCCTCGATGGGCAGGCGCTGGACCTTGGCGCGGTAGCTGTAGCGGCTGATCCGCGCGGTGCCGCTGTCGATCACGTAGCGGATGCCCGGTACGGTCAGCGAGGTTTCCGCGACGTTGGTGGCGAGCACGATCTTGCGCCCCGGCATGGGCGCGAAGATTTTCTGCTGTTCGGCCGGCGTCAGCCGCGCATACAGCGGCAGCACCTCCGTGTGACGCAGGTTGGCCTTGCGCAGCATGTCGGCGGCATCACGGATTTCGCGCTCACCAGGGAGGAACACCAGCACGTCGCCGGGGCGCTTGCCGATTTCGCGCTCGTGGGCGGCGATCTCGTCCAGCGCGCGGAGGATGCCCTGGTCCACGGAGAGGTCGTCGAACAGCGCTTCGCCATCCTCGTCCACTTCCGCCGCCAGCGGGCGGTACCAGGTTTCCACCGGGTAGGTGCGCCCCGAGACCTCGACGATGGGCGCATCGCCAAAGTGTTTGGAGAAGCGTTCCAGGTCGATGGTCGCCGAAGTGATGATCAGCTTCAGGTCCGGCCGGCGGTGCAGCAGGGTCTTCAGGAAGCCGAGCAGGAAGTCGATGTTCAGGCTGCGTTCGTGGGCTTCGTCGACGATGATCGTGTCGTAGCGCTCGAGGTAACGGTCATGCTGGGTCTCGGCCAGCAGGATGCCGTCGGTCATCAGCTTGATCAGCGTGCTGTCGTCGCTCTGGTCCTCGAAACGCACCTGGTAGCCGACCAGTGAACCCAGCGGCGTGCCGATCTCCTCGGCGACGCGGGTGGCCACGCTGCGCGCGGCCAAGCGGCGCGGCTGGGTGTGGCCGATCAGGCCGTGGGTGCCACGGCCCAGCTCCAGGCAGATCTTCGGCAGCTGGGTGGTCTTGCCCGAACCGGTCTCGCCGGCGATCACCACCACCTGGCTCTTCATCAGCGCGGCCTTGATCTCGTCGCGCTTGGCGGCAATCGGCAGGCTGTCGTCGTAACGGATCGACGGGATGCTCGCGCGGCGCGCCTCGGCCTTGGCGCAGGAGGCTTGGAAGCGCTCGGCCCACTGGACGAGCTTGGCTTCGTCGGGGTGCTTGCGCAGTTCATGGAGCTGCCGGCGCAGGCGGTGGCGGTCGCGGATCATCGCGTGATCCATGCGCTGCAGGAGCTGTTCGGGGGTCGGCGTACTGTCTGTGGTCATCGGCTTCGCGGGCATCAGGCGGGAGCGGCGCGAGCTGGTGCGGAGCCGGTCCCTGGAGTGAGCTGTCGTGGCGACAATTCGTGAATTGTCGCAAAAGACCGGCACGGGCCGCCATGCCGAATGCTTGGCGGCCCGGATTGGCGGGGCATTGCGCCCCGCCGGTTCAGATGCGGAACTGGCCGACCAGCTGGCGCAAGCGCTCTCCCAGTCCGTTCAGTTCGGTCGCGGTGCGTGCGCCCTTGGCGGCGTCATCCGCCACGCTTTCCACGCCACCGGCGATCTGGTGCACGCTGCGGTTGATCTCCTCGGCGACGGCGGTCTGCTCCTCGGCGGCGCTGGCGATCTGCGCGTTCATCGAGTTGATGGTGCCGATCAGCTGGGCGATGGCGTCCAGCGACTGGCCGGCCTGGTTGGCCTGGCCGCGGGTGCGTTCGGCCATGTCGCTGGCGCGCTGCATGGCGCTTACCGAGCCTTCCGTGGTACCGCGCAGACGGTCGATCATCTGCTGGATTTCCCCGGTGCTTTGCTGGGTGCGGCTGGCCAGGGCGCGGACTTCGTCGGCGACCACGGCGAAGCCTCGCCCGGCCTCACCGGCGCGGGCCGCTTCGATGGCGGCGTTGAGCGCCAGCAGGTTGGTCTGCTCGGCGATGGAGCGGATCACCTCGAGCACGCCGACGATGCCCTGCACGTCCTGGCGCAGGGTGTCGAGGGAGTCGCTGCTGCTGCGCACCTCGCCCACGAGGTCGTTGATCTGCGAGACGCACAGGTCCACTTCGCGCTTGGCCGCCTGCCCCTCGCGGTCGGTCTGCTGCGCCGCGTCGGCCGCCTGTTGCGCGCTGCGCGCCACTTCCTGCGCAGCGGCGGTCATTTCGTTGATGGCGGTGGCGACCTGGTCGGTCTCGTGGCGCTGGCCGTCCATCGCCCGCTCGGAGCGCTGCGCCTGCTGCGCCACGTCGCCGACCAGCCCGGACAGTTGGTGGGTAGTGCCGGCCACTTGCTGCACCAGCACGTGGATCTTTTCGACGAAGCGATTGAACGAGCCGGCCAGTTCGCCCAGTTCGTCGCTGCGGCCCAGGTTCAGACGATGGGTCAGGTTTCCATCGCCGGCGGCCATGTCGTCGAGGTTGTCGCGCACCTGCACGATGGGCTGGACGATGGTGCGGCTGAACAGCCCGGCAAGCAGGCCGATCACCAGCAGCAGCGCCAGCGCCGAGCCGCCCATCAACAGCAGCAGGTTGTCGATCTTGGCGTCGAAGGCAGCGCCGGCTTCCTGAGCCTCCCGCTCGACGTCATCGAGATTCAGCGAGGTACCGAACACCAGGTTCCACTTGGGCAGGAAATGCGCATAGCCGATCTTCGGCACGATGGCATTGCCGCCCGGCAGGGTGAAGCTGTAGC
This Pseudomonas sp. ATCC 13867 DNA region includes the following protein-coding sequences:
- a CDS encoding ankyrin repeat domain-containing protein, with amino-acid sequence MSDMPRPEMDEQTLEFANQVIDLARQGDTERLAELLRQGLPANLRNHKGDSLLMLASYYGHHDTVQVLLNHGADPDLRNNAGQTPLAGAAFKGDLRMVRLLLAHGADVEGASADGKTALMMAAMFNRPEIVRCLLEHGANRVAQDASGLTPLAAARMMNAADTLALLDAT
- a CDS encoding GGDEF domain-containing protein produces the protein MQRNSDPEQLYEPSTGPTGLEEADHRLLMRLIFACTGATLGVFGILQSLAGNYWLAVAEAVACGMLLWAAHRLKRVRRLVPWIIAYLLPTFCFILYIIVMPNASATAFVWVYLMPVMAYLLLGKLRGFLLAVPFMLLATLMYLYMNHLRLDAPGLIDIGNGIFCGVLVLAFMHVYEGRRADAYRQLRRLALTDTLTGVASRESFQRALQRCIQESARYDARLVLVVLDVDHFKLINDQWGHDAGDKALQHLCKSLRHRLRATDLIGRLGGEEFGILLPYTDRYDAQPLVESLRKEVSRLPLEYSGQRIPLSATFGLAEWPSDGLDADELYRCTDRRLYRGKAEGRDRLVCSDPV
- a CDS encoding HIT family protein — its product is MSLHGTYDPQNIFAQIIRGDAPCYKLYEDDDVLAFLDLFPQSYGHTLVIPKRSAARNILEVDPDALDKVMRVVQRLTGVLVEELNPDGVQVAQFNGAPAGQTVFHIHMHIVPRYAGEGLGIHAANKADVGELEKLQARLVARLNG
- a CDS encoding glutathione binding-like protein, translated to MSDLSAFPITRKWPAEHPDRLQLYSLPTPNGVKVSIMLEELGLPYEPHLVSFERNDQMSPEFLSLNPNNKIPAILDPNGPDGKPLALFESGAILVYLADKTDSLIAPGASGRYETLQWLMFQMGGIGPMFGQIGFFNKFAGKDYEDKRPLQRYVDEAKRLLGVLDQRLQGRDWIMGEHYTIADIATFPWIRNLVGFYEAGELVGFDNFQNVKRVLERFLARPAVQRGLNIPKRD
- the hrpA gene encoding ATP-dependent RNA helicase HrpA — encoded protein: MTTDSTPTPEQLLQRMDHAMIRDRHRLRRQLHELRKHPDEAKLVQWAERFQASCAKAEARRASIPSIRYDDSLPIAAKRDEIKAALMKSQVVVIAGETGSGKTTQLPKICLELGRGTHGLIGHTQPRRLAARSVATRVAEEIGTPLGSLVGYQVRFEDQSDDSTLIKLMTDGILLAETQHDRYLERYDTIIVDEAHERSLNIDFLLGFLKTLLHRRPDLKLIITSATIDLERFSKHFGDAPIVEVSGRTYPVETWYRPLAAEVDEDGEALFDDLSVDQGILRALDEIAAHEREIGKRPGDVLVFLPGEREIRDAADMLRKANLRHTEVLPLYARLTPAEQQKIFAPMPGRKIVLATNVAETSLTVPGIRYVIDSGTARISRYSYRAKVQRLPIEAVSQASANQRKGRCGRVEPGICVRLYSEEDFNGRPAFTDPEILRTNLAAVILQMLHLRLGDIEAFPFIEPPDGKAINDGFTLLQELSAVNREGQLTPLGRQLARLPIDPRLGRMLLEAAQLGSLPEVLTVASALSVQDPRERPMDRQQAADQAHAQWKDPDSDFAALINLWRGFEEQRQALGSNPLRNWCRKNFLNYLRLREWRDAHRQLTLICRELQLPFGSKASGRSELAREQPHTAKPQDNKAAGKDSKSVREQARSYKGGEPDAKQRDIDYAAVHKAILSGLLSQIGQKAEEGDYLGARQRRFWIHPSSVIGRKKPQWIMAAELVETTKLFARMVAKIEPDWLEPLAGHLVKKNYLEPHWEKRRGQVVAYEQVTLYGLIIIGRRPVHYGPIDAPVSREMFIREALVRGEINSRAKCLSANRQLLEKLDELEAKARRRDILADEETLFAYYDERLPADIYQSASFEKWYEREHKQQPDLLIMREEDVLARDASEVTAGLYPDRLRLGDLQLPLTYHFEPGHVRDGVTVRVPAPLLPQLPAERLEWLVPGLLEAKCIELVRSLPKAIRKNFVPVPDFVRAALGKMVFAEGALSESLGRELQRMTGSRVPEEAWAEAETQVESHLRMNIEVVDARGKFLGEGRDLAELTARFAEASQAALAIPQADKPQKAVEAKGFGEVAERVQQKVAGLSMTVYPALVEEAGVVKENRFPTQAEADYQHRRALQRLLLQQLAEPAKFLRGKLPGQTDMGLLYRELGRVESLVEDILLASLDSAILDGESSLPRDGAGLASLAEKKRGAWTEHAERIARLTLEILKLWHGLQKRFKGKVDLAMTVPLNDVKGQLAKLVYPGFVRDTPLEWLKEYPRYLKAVEQRLDKVAGQVQRDRVWSGEMAGYWEQYAARLAKHAQEGKRDPELVMYRWMLEEYRVSLFAQQLGTKVPVSDKRLSKQWSQVEA
- a CDS encoding methyl-accepting chemotaxis protein — its product is MDGQRHETDQVATAINEMTAAAQEVARSAQQAADAAQQTDREGQAAKREVDLCVSQINDLVGEVRSSSDSLDTLRQDVQGIVGVLEVIRSIAEQTNLLALNAAIEAARAGEAGRGFAVVADEVRALASRTQQSTGEIQQMIDRLRGTTEGSVSAMQRASDMAERTRGQANQAGQSLDAIAQLIGTINSMNAQIASAAEEQTAVAEEINRSVHQIAGGVESVADDAAKGARTATELNGLGERLRQLVGQFRI